A single genomic interval of Numenius arquata chromosome 14, bNumArq3.hap1.1, whole genome shotgun sequence harbors:
- the TECPR1 gene encoding tectonin beta-propeller repeat-containing protein 1 → MAMPSSLLWGVDIFGRVYTLSTVGQYWELCKDTQLEFKRVSAVKQCCWGIACDHQVYTYVFSGDVPIRYQEETYENQRWNPVGGFCEKLLPSDRWQWSDVSGLKHQQLDSFTLPSPHWEWESDWYVDENIGGEPTEKGGWTYAIDFPSTYTKDKKWNSCVRRRRWIRYRRYKARDVWAKIVSQDEPGQLPDPFNDISIGGWEITDEPPGRLSVWAVSLQGRVWYRENVCHHNPEGSVWSVIATPGEVVQISCGPYDLLWATLWEGQAIVREGIDRNNPEGVSWSTVESPSSENGIMHVSVGVDVVWCVTKDRKVWFRRGVNSHNPCGTSWIEMVGEMMMVTVGLNNQVWGIGCDDRAIYFRQGVTPSELSGKTWKAIVSGRESDRSQTGSSTSLLSAGCFFTDDIQNQTNAIIQGDADTSSDTELPSAPVNPASAPPAGAAAGGDNGTKIPAPVTLDPLDSGPGEAAGASTSNEKANLEMHKSINPSPSAELQWTNIDLKEAQKHPVLSVSSFAETSSLSSLGMFPVGAEEPYGTDEHPLWAWVSGGGCLVDLHSPLKWFTVPSGLSSSVQSLSLSITPAQTAAWRKQIFQQLSERTKRELENFRHYEQAIEQSVWVKTGTLQWWRNWKPHKWMDVRVALEQFTGSDGMRDSILFIYYMYHEEKKYIHVFLNEVTIIVEVLNEAKHSFALYTPERTKQRWPIRLAAATEQEMHDWLSLLNMSCCESRRIQGPPSHHAIWSVTCKGDIFVSEPCPELENGPHLMPCDQMFWRQVGGHLRLIESNNRGVVWGIGYDHTAWVYTGGYGGGFIQGLASSADNIYTQSDVKCVYIYENQRWNPVTGYSSRGLPTDRYMWSDASGLQECTKVNTKPPSPQWTWVSDWYIDFNTSGGTDREGWQYAADFPASYHGHKTMKDFVRRRRWARKCKIVTNGPWLEVPPVALWDISIIPSSAAAGEEAVALWAISDKGDVLCRLGVTQQHPAGTSWLHVGTDQPFISVSIGAFYQVWAIARDGSAFYRGSVSPQKPAGDCWYHIPSPQKQKLKQVSVGRTSVFVLDKNGNLWYRQGITPSYPQGAAWDHVSNNIRKMSVGPLDQVWVIADKVQGSHSLSCGTVCHRAGVQPMEPKGLSWDYGIGGGWEHITVRGNATEASRAVHDAPEEQPAAPEELEDEESKGRRESSKTPLMVSESQELDRNAVNC, encoded by the exons CGCTGGAATCCAGTTGGTGGCTTTTGTGAGAAATTACTGCCTAGTGACCGCTGGCAGTGGAGTGATGTGAGCGGGCTAAAACACCAGCAGCTTGATAGTTTCACACTGCCTTCACCACACTGGGAGTGGGAGTCTGACTGGTATGTGGATGAAAATATTGGAGGGGAACCAACAGAGAAAGGG GGCTGGACTTACGCCATAGACTTCCCCAGCACCTACACAAAGGATAAGAAATGGAATTCTTGTGTCAGACGCAGGAGGTGGATCAGATACAGGAGATACAAAGCACGGGACGTTTGGGCAAAG ATCGTGTCCCAGGATGAGCCAGGGCAGCTGCCAGACCCTTTCAATGACATCTCCATCGGAGGATGGGAAATCACCGATGAGCCCCCGGGCCGTTTATCAGTGTGGGCGGTTTCTTTACAAGGAAGG GTATGGTACAGAGAAAACGTCTGCCATCACAATCCAGAAGGTTCAGTGTGGTCTGTAATCGCCACTCCTGGTGAAGTTGTCCAGATCAGCTGTGGACCATATGACCTCCTGTGGGCAACTCTTTGGGAAGGGCAAGCTATTGTGAGAGAAGGAATTGATAGGAATAACCCTGAAG GAGTTTCCTGGAGCACTGTGGAGTCTCCAAGCTCTGAGAATGGGATTATGCACGTCTCCGTGGGTGTTGATGTCGTGTGGTGTGTTACAAAAGATAGAAAA gtGTGGTTTAGAAGAGGAGTGAACTCACATAATCCTTGTGGGACAAGCTGGATTGAAATGGTTGGAGAAATGATGATGGTTACTGTAGGCTTAAACAACCAG GTCTGGGGAATTGGCTGTGATGACAGAGCAATTTATTTTCGGCAAGGTGTCACACCAAGCGAGCTCAGTGGGAAGACATGGAAAGCAATTGTATCTGGCCGAGAGAGTGACAGGTCTCAGACTGGGAGCTCAACAAGTCTGCTCAG TGCTGGCTGTTTCTTTACTGATGATATTCAGAACCAAACAAATGCGATCATTCAGGGTGATGCAGATACTTCCTCCGATACAGAGCTTCCCAGCGCACCTGTGAACCCTGCCAGCGCTCCCCCAGCCGGGGCTGCAGCCGGCGGTGATAACGGCACCAAAATACCTGCACCTGTGACTCTGGATCCTCTGGACTCTGGTCCCGGAGAAGCCGCTGGTGCTTCGACTAGTAATGAGAAAGCTAATCTGGAGATGCATAAATCTATAAACCCAAGTCCTTCTGCAGAACTGCAGTGGACAAACATTGACTTGAAGGAGGCCCAAAAGCATCCAGTCCTGTCCGTCAGCAGCTTTGCGGAAACATCCAGCCTGTCCTCCCTGGGCATGTTCCCAGTGGGAGCCGAGGAACCGTATGGCACCGATGAGCACCCGCTGTGGGCCTGGGTGTCTGGGGGAGGCTGCCTTGTGGATCTGCACAGCCCACTGAAGTGGTTCACTGTTCCGTCAG GTTTGTCCTCCTCTGTgcagtccctgtccctgtccaTCACCCCAGCACAGACGGCAGCGTGGCGAAAGCAGATTTTTCAGCAGCTCAGTGAGAGGACAAAGCGGGAGCTGGAGAATTTTAGGCACTATGAACAGGCGATTGAGCAG TCGGTTTGGGTTAAAACTGGGACCTTGCAATGGTGGAGGAACTGGAAGCCTCATAAATGGATGGATGTTCGAGTCGCACTGGAGCAGTTCACTGGGAGCGACGGAATGCGCGACAGCATCCTCTTCATCTATTACATGTATCATGAGGAGAAAAAG tATATCCACGTGTTCCTGAATGAAGTCACTATTATAGTTGAAGTTCTGAATGAGGCCAAACACTCCTTTGCGCTCTATACCCCCGAGAGAACGAAGCAGCGGTGGCCGATACGTCTGGCAGCCGCAACAGAGCAAGAAATGCATGACTGG CTGTCTCTGCTGAACATGTCCTGCTGTGAAAGCAGACGGATCCAGGGCCCTCCTTCTCACCACGCCATTTGGTCGGTGACTTGCAAAGGAGACATCTTTGTGAGCGAGCCATGTCCTGAGCTGGAGAACGGGCCCCACCTGATGCCATGTGATCAAAT GTTTTGGCGTCAGGTTGGAGGTCATCTTCGGCTGATAGAGAGCAATAACCGAGGCGTGGTGTGGGGCATAGGCTACGATCACACCGCCTGGGTGTACACTGGCGGGTACGGCGGGGGCTTCATCCAAG GACTGGCCAGTAGTGCTGATAACATTTATACACAGTCCGATGTGAAATGTGTTTACATCTATGAGAACCAGCGGTGGAACCCGGTCACTGGATATAGCAGCAG AGGCCTGCCCACCGACAGATACATGTGGAGCGATGCGTCGGGCCTGCAGGAATGTACAAAAGTCAACACCAAGCCTCCTTCTCCGCAGTGGACCTGG GTGTCCGACTGGTACATTGATTTTAATACCTCGGGCGGAACTGACCGGGAAGGCTGGCAGTATGCAGCGGACTTCCCAGC GTCCTACCATGGTCACAAGACAATGAAAGACTTTGTCCGACGGAGGCGCTGGGCAAG aaaatgtAAGATAGTCACCAACGGGCCGTGGCTGGAAGTGCCTCCTGTTGCACTGTGGGACATCTCCATAATTCCCAGTTCGGCTGCAGCCGGTGAGGAAGCGGTAGCACTGTGGGCCATCAGTGACAAGGGAGACGTGCTCTGCCGGCTCGGCGTGACGCAGCAGCACCCCGCT GGAACATCCTGGCTTCACGTGGGCACGGATCAGCCCTTCATCTCCGTCTCCATCGGAGCGTTTTACCAAGTGTGGGCGATTGCCAGAGATGGCTCCGCCTTCTATCGGGGCTCGGTGTCACCGCAGAAGCCGGCGG GTGACTGTTGGTACCATATTCCTTCACCAcaaaaacagaagttaaaacaAGTCTCAGTAGGACGAACGTCCGTGTTTGTGTTGGATAAGAACg GGAACCTCTGGTACCGGCAGGGCATCACccccagctacccccagggagccGCCTGGGACCACGTTTCAAACAACATCCGTAAAATGTCTGTGGGGCCCCTGGACCAG GTCTGGGTGATCGCTGACAAAGTGCAAGGGAGTCACAGCCTGAGCTGCGGGACCgtctgccaccgggctggggttCAGCCCATGGAACCCAAAGGCCTCTCGTGGGACTACGGTATCGGG GGCGGGTGGGAGCACATCACCGTCAGAGGAAACGCGACGGAGGCATCGAGGGCTGTGCACGACGCACCCGAGGAACAGCCTGCGGCACCAGAGGAGTTGGAAGATGAGGAGAgtaaagggagaagagagagctcGAAAACCCCTCTGATGGTCAGTGAAAGTCAGGAATTGGACAGAAATGCTGTTAATTGTTAA